A single genomic interval of Tsukamurella paurometabola harbors:
- the gatA gene encoding Asp-tRNA(Asn)/Glu-tRNA(Gln) amidotransferase subunit GatA codes for MTDLRAFTEITGATAADLAANIAAGDLSSVEVTQAHLDRIAEVDGELGAFLHVSGEEALAAARAVDEARARGEQPASALAGVPLALKDVFTTTDAPTTCGSKILEGWTAPYDATVTAKLRAAGIPILGKTNMDEFAMGSSTENSAYGVTRNPWAADRTPGGSGGGSAAALASYEAPLAIGTDTGGSIRQPASLTATVGVRPTYGAVSRYGLVACASSLDQGGPCARTVLDTALLHEVIAGHDPRDSTSLDAPVPGVVAAARAGAGGDLQGVRVGLVKEFGAEGTEAGVQASFEKAVQQLRDLGAETVEISLPTLQYSLAAYYLILPSEVSSNLARFDAMRYGLRSGDDGSHSAEEVMALTREAGFGPEVKRRIMIGTYALSSGYYDAYYGSAQKVRTLLAADFAKAYEQVDVIVSPTTPTTAFKLGEKVGDPLAMYLFDLFTLPTNLAGHCGMSVPSGLSTDDGLPVGLQILAPAQADDRLYKVGAAYEAARGPVA; via the coding sequence ATGACGGATCTGCGTGCGTTCACCGAGATCACCGGCGCCACCGCCGCCGACCTCGCCGCGAATATCGCCGCGGGCGACCTGAGCTCCGTCGAGGTCACCCAGGCGCACTTGGACCGGATCGCCGAGGTCGACGGCGAGTTGGGCGCCTTCCTGCACGTCTCCGGTGAGGAGGCCCTCGCGGCCGCCCGCGCCGTCGACGAGGCCCGGGCCCGCGGCGAGCAGCCCGCGTCCGCGCTCGCCGGGGTGCCGCTGGCGCTCAAGGACGTCTTCACGACGACCGATGCGCCGACCACCTGCGGCTCCAAGATCCTCGAGGGGTGGACGGCGCCGTACGACGCGACGGTCACCGCGAAGCTGCGTGCCGCAGGGATCCCGATCCTCGGCAAGACCAACATGGACGAGTTCGCCATGGGCTCGTCGACGGAGAACTCCGCGTACGGCGTGACCCGCAACCCGTGGGCGGCCGATCGCACGCCGGGCGGCTCCGGCGGCGGCAGTGCCGCGGCCCTCGCCTCCTACGAGGCGCCGCTCGCCATCGGCACGGACACCGGCGGCTCGATCCGTCAGCCCGCGTCGCTGACGGCGACCGTCGGCGTGCGCCCGACCTACGGCGCGGTCAGTCGCTACGGCCTCGTCGCCTGCGCCTCGTCGCTGGACCAGGGCGGGCCGTGTGCGCGCACCGTGCTCGACACCGCCCTCCTGCACGAGGTGATCGCCGGGCACGACCCGCGCGACTCGACCTCGCTCGACGCGCCGGTTCCCGGCGTCGTCGCGGCCGCGCGGGCGGGCGCCGGCGGCGATCTGCAGGGCGTCCGTGTGGGGCTGGTCAAGGAGTTCGGTGCCGAGGGCACCGAGGCCGGCGTCCAGGCGTCGTTCGAGAAGGCCGTGCAGCAGCTGCGCGACCTGGGCGCCGAGACGGTCGAGATCTCGCTCCCCACGTTGCAGTACTCGCTGGCGGCGTACTACCTGATCCTCCCGTCGGAGGTGTCCTCGAACCTCGCCCGGTTCGACGCGATGCGCTACGGCCTCCGGTCGGGCGACGACGGCAGTCATTCCGCGGAGGAGGTCATGGCGCTCACCCGCGAGGCGGGCTTCGGCCCGGAGGTCAAGCGGCGCATCATGATCGGCACCTACGCGTTGAGCTCCGGCTACTACGACGCCTACTACGGCAGTGCGCAGAAGGTCCGGACCCTCCTCGCAGCGGACTTCGCGAAGGCCTACGAGCAGGTGGACGTCATCGTCTCGCCGACCACTCCCACCACGGCGTTCAAGCTGGGGGAGAAGGTCGGCGATCCGCTCGCGATGTACCTGTTCGACCTGTTCACGCTGCCGACGAACCTCGCCGGGCACTGCGGCATGTCGGTGCCCTCGGGGCTCTCGACCGACGACGGGCTCCCCGTCGGGCTGCAGATCCTGGCGCCCGCGCAGGCGGACGACCGGCTCTACAAGGTCGGTGCCGCCTACGAGGCCGCCCGCGGTCCCGTCGCCTGA
- a CDS encoding carboxymuconolactone decarboxylase family protein, translating to MSRTPGATSSPETYKALIALDTRLATSLGKVLYDIVKLRASQINDCAYCVDMHARDLERLGTPTRTIYGVAAWEESPFFDETQRVALAFVERLTAGIDAVDDALWDEAGRLLGEERRTDLLVAVGTINTWNMLGITTHLHPAE from the coding sequence ATGAGCCGCACCCCCGGAGCCACGTCGTCGCCCGAGACCTACAAGGCCCTGATCGCGCTGGACACCCGCCTGGCGACATCGCTGGGCAAGGTGCTGTACGACATCGTCAAACTCCGCGCCTCGCAGATCAACGACTGCGCGTACTGCGTGGACATGCATGCGCGCGACCTCGAGCGGCTCGGCACGCCGACCCGCACGATCTACGGCGTCGCCGCGTGGGAGGAGAGCCCGTTCTTCGACGAGACGCAGCGCGTCGCACTGGCCTTCGTCGAGCGCCTCACCGCCGGAATCGACGCGGTCGATGACGCACTGTGGGACGAGGCCGGCCGACTCCTCGGTGAGGAGCGCCGCACCGACCTGCTCGTCGCCGTCGGCACGATCAACACCTGGAACATGCTGGGCATCACCACCCATCTCCACCCCGCCGAGTAG
- a CDS encoding RrF2 family transcriptional regulator has product MSEGIEWAAHVCVLLHWLDEGGLTPVPASRLAESYDLPAAYLGKQLQALARSGITESLPGRRGGIRLARPASDVTLMDVVAAIEGGTAAFACTEIRQRGMNESSPRSEFARPCGIAQAMRGAELAWRRELAATSIADLSDATPRRVADAARRHFGGA; this is encoded by the coding sequence ATGAGCGAGGGAATCGAGTGGGCGGCGCACGTGTGCGTGCTGCTGCACTGGCTCGACGAGGGCGGGCTGACTCCCGTACCGGCTTCGCGGCTGGCCGAGTCCTACGACCTTCCCGCGGCGTACCTCGGTAAGCAGCTGCAGGCGCTGGCGCGCAGCGGGATCACCGAATCCCTCCCCGGGCGCCGGGGCGGGATACGACTCGCCCGGCCCGCGTCGGACGTCACGCTGATGGACGTCGTCGCCGCGATCGAGGGCGGCACGGCCGCGTTCGCCTGCACCGAGATCCGGCAGCGCGGGATGAACGAGAGCAGCCCGCGCAGCGAGTTCGCCCGTCCGTGCGGCATCGCTCAGGCGATGCGCGGCGCCGAACTGGCGTGGCGGCGCGAGCTGGCCGCGACGTCGATCGCCGACCTGTCGGACGCCACGCCACGACGAGTCGCCGACGCGGCGCGTCGCCACTTCGGCGGCGCCTGA
- a CDS encoding alpha/beta-hydrolase family protein, producing the protein MIARPHARGGVLTGYAVGVACALFPNQLPRTVLVQIVVCLLLGSVGALVGWIAVRRREPSDGGGRAALYLGAAALVGWVLWQNHLRAAAGAEPVGPPAFAALVCAVAAAPLAVAVVWPVRARAAAAALAGVAVLGGVAWPATATSAESASYADRFVGIETATRGVRAYASLGDGASPTARAAVAVDRLIAAGGLARRAVVIAVPTGSGWVDPHFVRGVEESLHGDSAIVAVQYTEMPSWQSFVLHRDAAAASTAALIDELHRRAPSTPVRVYGQSLGTVGVLAAQRRASELHTSVAATLQVGTPAGVAIAGPAQLNASDPVGIWSPRLLFAPPSRPASGSGRATPRPPWLPVLSFVQATVDLLGATAPPPGLGHRYDERQGSELVADLVTTKGLPTPV; encoded by the coding sequence GTGATCGCGCGGCCCCACGCCCGCGGCGGTGTACTCACCGGCTACGCCGTCGGAGTGGCGTGCGCGCTGTTCCCGAACCAGTTGCCGCGCACCGTGCTCGTGCAGATCGTGGTGTGCCTGCTCCTCGGGTCGGTGGGGGCGCTCGTCGGATGGATCGCCGTGCGGCGCCGCGAGCCGTCGGACGGTGGTGGTCGCGCGGCGCTCTACCTCGGGGCGGCGGCGCTGGTGGGCTGGGTGCTGTGGCAGAACCACCTCCGGGCGGCCGCCGGCGCGGAGCCGGTGGGGCCGCCGGCTTTCGCGGCACTCGTCTGCGCGGTCGCGGCGGCACCTCTCGCTGTCGCCGTGGTATGGCCCGTGCGGGCGCGTGCGGCCGCCGCGGCCCTGGCCGGGGTCGCGGTGCTGGGCGGAGTCGCATGGCCCGCCACCGCGACCTCGGCGGAGTCGGCGTCGTACGCGGATCGCTTCGTGGGTATCGAGACCGCGACGCGAGGCGTGCGGGCGTACGCCTCGCTCGGTGACGGCGCCTCCCCCACCGCGCGAGCCGCGGTGGCGGTGGACCGGCTCATCGCGGCGGGCGGTCTCGCCCGGCGGGCCGTGGTGATCGCGGTGCCGACCGGTTCCGGTTGGGTGGACCCGCATTTCGTGCGCGGGGTCGAGGAGTCACTGCACGGGGACAGCGCCATCGTGGCGGTGCAGTACACCGAGATGCCGAGCTGGCAGTCGTTCGTCCTGCATCGCGACGCCGCCGCGGCGAGCACGGCCGCGCTGATCGACGAGTTGCACCGTCGCGCACCGTCGACCCCGGTCCGGGTGTACGGCCAGAGCCTGGGGACGGTGGGCGTGCTCGCGGCGCAACGACGGGCGAGCGAACTCCACACCTCGGTCGCCGCGACGCTGCAGGTGGGGACCCCGGCCGGCGTGGCGATCGCCGGTCCCGCGCAGCTCAACGCCTCCGATCCGGTGGGGATCTGGTCGCCGCGGTTGCTGTTCGCGCCGCCGTCGCGGCCCGCGTCCGGGTCGGGTCGCGCGACCCCGCGGCCGCCATGGCTGCCCGTGCTCTCGTTCGTCCAGGCCACCGTCGACCTGCTGGGTGCGACCGCGCCCCCGCCCGGTCTGGGCCACCGGTACGACGAACGACAGGGATCGGAGCTGGTCGCGGACCTGGTCACGACGAAGGGCTTGCCCACCCCAGTTTAA
- a CDS encoding sensor histidine kinase — MRTTTKRIERFGRATVRAGRYLDRQSALHIQAPDGALHATPLGIFLSRKINWLFLLVALIMWAVAWPTLNEQFAVPAALLPIISGLSVLPIAIAWAHPRAAWGIVAATAAVFPLLWFDAKQDWQWNWQVSLIMAMLITSWIAFLKCAPLDAIAIAAATSVLFWINAQDGTGGGWVAGIMVSLVIILLLRLALQSRTRLEEQTEVSELERGRRAILEERTRIARDLHDIVAHRMSLVVVQAQTAQYRVPDVSERARAEFDGIAVSAREALNEVRGLLGVLRLDDASAEFAPAPGLGGVDELIDGARAAGVVVEYLPLPDPSVIGESTALVAYRIVQESIANATRHAQGAPITVALTMDAGTLNLSIENGPRTSDADLGGPGLGQGIPGMAERARTVGGTLSATPTAGGGFAVRAALPARPDGATA, encoded by the coding sequence ATGAGGACGACCACGAAGAGGATCGAGCGATTCGGACGCGCCACGGTGCGCGCCGGCCGCTACTTGGACCGGCAGAGCGCGCTGCACATCCAGGCCCCCGACGGTGCGCTGCACGCCACCCCGCTCGGGATCTTCCTGTCCCGGAAGATCAATTGGCTGTTCCTGCTGGTCGCGCTCATCATGTGGGCGGTCGCCTGGCCCACGCTCAACGAGCAGTTCGCGGTGCCCGCGGCGCTGCTCCCGATCATCAGCGGCCTGTCGGTCCTGCCCATCGCGATCGCATGGGCGCACCCGCGCGCCGCATGGGGGATCGTCGCGGCCACGGCGGCCGTCTTCCCACTGCTGTGGTTCGACGCGAAACAGGACTGGCAGTGGAACTGGCAGGTCTCGCTGATCATGGCGATGCTCATCACCAGCTGGATCGCCTTCCTCAAGTGCGCTCCGCTCGACGCGATCGCGATCGCCGCCGCGACGTCGGTGCTGTTCTGGATCAACGCCCAGGACGGCACCGGGGGAGGCTGGGTCGCCGGGATCATGGTCTCGCTCGTGATCATCCTGCTGCTGCGCCTGGCGCTGCAGTCCCGCACCCGCCTCGAGGAACAGACCGAGGTCAGCGAGCTCGAACGCGGCCGCCGCGCCATCCTCGAGGAGCGCACTCGCATCGCCCGAGACCTGCACGACATCGTCGCGCACCGGATGTCGCTCGTCGTGGTGCAGGCGCAGACCGCCCAGTACCGCGTGCCGGACGTCTCCGAGCGGGCCCGCGCCGAGTTCGACGGGATCGCCGTCTCCGCCCGGGAGGCGCTCAACGAGGTCCGCGGCCTGCTCGGCGTGCTCCGCCTCGACGACGCCTCGGCCGAGTTCGCGCCGGCACCCGGCCTCGGCGGGGTCGACGAGCTGATCGACGGCGCGCGCGCGGCCGGCGTCGTCGTCGAGTACCTTCCGCTGCCGGATCCGTCCGTGATCGGTGAGAGCACGGCACTCGTCGCCTACCGCATCGTCCAGGAATCCATTGCGAACGCCACCCGGCACGCGCAGGGCGCGCCGATCACCGTCGCCCTCACCATGGATGCCGGCACGCTCAATCTCAGCATCGAGAACGGCCCGCGCACCTCGGATGCCGACCTCGGCGGACCCGGCCTGGGGCAGGGCATCCCCGGCATGGCGGAGCGGGCGCGCACCGTCGGCGGCACCCTGTCGGCGACACCGACGGCGGGCGGGGGATTCGCGGTCCGCGCCGCGCTCCCGGCCCGTCCCGACGGTGCCACCGCCTAG
- a CDS encoding response regulator has translation MSITVFIADDQAMVRQGFGALLGAQPDISVIGDAPDGKAAVAEVARLQPDVVLMDVRMPEMNGLQAAAEILRRHDGVRVLMLTTFDIDDYVYEALRVGASGFMLKDAPAEELVRAVRVVHEGQSLLAPSVTRRMIAEVTAARAHRRTAPPELATLTPREREVLEAVAAGRSNAEIAAALFVSDQTVKTHVSKVLQKLGLRDRAQAVVYAYETGVVTPG, from the coding sequence GTGTCCATCACCGTCTTCATCGCCGACGATCAGGCCATGGTCCGGCAGGGTTTCGGTGCCCTGCTCGGCGCGCAACCGGACATCTCCGTGATCGGGGACGCCCCGGACGGGAAGGCCGCGGTGGCCGAGGTCGCCCGTCTCCAGCCCGACGTGGTGCTCATGGACGTCCGCATGCCCGAGATGAACGGGCTGCAGGCGGCCGCCGAGATCCTGCGCCGCCACGACGGCGTGCGGGTGCTCATGCTCACCACCTTCGACATCGACGACTACGTGTACGAGGCGCTGCGGGTGGGCGCGTCCGGCTTCATGCTGAAGGACGCGCCCGCCGAGGAGCTCGTCCGCGCCGTGCGGGTGGTGCACGAGGGGCAGTCACTGCTCGCCCCTTCGGTCACGCGGCGAATGATCGCGGAGGTCACCGCCGCACGCGCGCACCGTCGGACCGCGCCGCCCGAACTCGCGACGCTGACGCCCCGTGAGCGCGAGGTGCTCGAGGCCGTCGCCGCCGGACGGTCCAACGCCGAGATCGCGGCGGCCCTGTTCGTCTCCGACCAGACCGTGAAGACGCACGTCAGCAAGGTGCTGCAGAAGCTCGGCCTCCGCGACCGGGCGCAGGCCGTCGTGTACGCCTACGAGACGGGGGTCGTGACGCCGGGGTGA
- a CDS encoding ATP-dependent 6-phosphofructokinase, translating into MRIGVLTGGGDCPGLNAVIRAVVRTSDSRYGSAVVGFQDGWRGLLEDRRVQLSNDDRNDRLLTKGGTMLGTARTHPDVLRAGLDRIKQTLDDNGIDVLIPIGGEGTLTAASWLADEGVPVIGVPKTIDNDIDCTDVTFGFDTALTIATDAIDRLHSTAESHQRVMLVEVMGRHAGWIALNSGLASGAHMVLIPEVPFDVEEVCAMIKRRFQRGHSSFIVVVAEGAKPVEGTMELRVGGTDEFGHERFTGVAHQLGVEIEKRINKEVRTTVLGHVQRGGTPTPADRVLATRFGVNAADAAHAGEVGQMVSLRGAQIGLVPLAEAVQQLKRVPRERYDDAAEFFG; encoded by the coding sequence CTGCGCATCGGAGTTCTCACCGGCGGTGGTGACTGCCCGGGCCTGAACGCGGTGATCCGGGCGGTGGTCCGCACGAGCGATTCCCGCTACGGATCGGCGGTCGTCGGGTTCCAGGACGGCTGGCGCGGCCTGCTCGAGGACCGGCGCGTGCAGTTGTCCAACGACGATCGCAACGACCGGCTCCTCACCAAGGGCGGCACGATGCTGGGCACCGCCCGCACCCACCCCGACGTGCTGCGGGCAGGCCTGGACCGGATCAAGCAGACCCTCGACGACAACGGCATCGACGTCCTCATCCCCATCGGCGGCGAGGGCACCCTGACCGCCGCCTCCTGGCTCGCCGACGAGGGCGTCCCGGTCATCGGCGTGCCGAAGACCATCGACAACGACATCGACTGCACCGACGTCACGTTCGGCTTCGACACCGCGCTCACCATCGCGACCGACGCGATCGACCGGCTGCATTCGACGGCGGAGTCGCATCAGCGGGTGATGCTGGTCGAGGTGATGGGCCGCCACGCGGGATGGATCGCGCTGAACTCGGGGCTGGCGTCCGGCGCCCACATGGTGCTCATCCCCGAGGTCCCGTTCGACGTCGAGGAGGTGTGCGCCATGATCAAGCGCCGCTTCCAGCGCGGTCACTCCAGCTTCATCGTCGTCGTCGCGGAGGGCGCGAAACCCGTCGAGGGCACGATGGAACTGCGCGTCGGGGGCACCGACGAGTTCGGCCACGAACGCTTCACCGGCGTCGCCCACCAGTTGGGGGTCGAGATCGAGAAGCGGATCAACAAGGAGGTCCGCACGACGGTCCTCGGGCACGTCCAGCGCGGTGGGACGCCGACGCCCGCCGACCGGGTGCTCGCCACCCGGTTCGGCGTCAACGCCGCCGACGCCGCGCACGCGGGGGAGGTCGGGCAGATGGTCTCGCTGCGTGGCGCGCAGATCGGGCTGGTTCCGCTCGCCGAGGCGGTCCAGCAGCTCAAGCGGGTCCCGCGGGAGCGCTACGACGACGCCGCGGAGTTCTTCGGCTGA
- a CDS encoding DUF4878 domain-containing protein, which translates to MNPNPPSNPGFTPGQDPSDPNERTQLRPTWQPEPAGSGAPYPQPAAPSSPQQGGAPSYPQFPAAQGFAPGPQGSGAPMFPPGPGAPQKLRPAWLLPALIGGGAVVLVIVLIAGIAIVKSTGRGGDTGSPGGTVKAYFAALQAGDAAKALTYGKEAPASTELLTDDVLRKQRDIAPIKDVKIVSETGGFMGSVHLTVTIGDVSYDENLTLEKVGDEWKLQTAAVQLKPYSAYDSDKKNVTILGKPLPASGVVYVFPGALDLGSTNKNLVPQQEKSSVRDDKGQAPVDGLSRYSVGSTLTIAFGLSDAAKTSAREQIAAKYSACAASKDRFPSGCPQSDFSGENGTYTWTAPNAQDIDLGDTVRDGQVSFRDNRPWTFTATGRDGRPVTGSDAGYVTGTITVTADAVAVSVR; encoded by the coding sequence ATGAATCCGAATCCTCCCTCGAACCCGGGGTTCACTCCGGGCCAGGATCCGTCCGACCCGAACGAACGGACGCAGCTGCGCCCCACATGGCAGCCCGAGCCCGCCGGCTCCGGTGCGCCGTACCCGCAGCCGGCGGCCCCGTCCTCTCCGCAGCAGGGCGGCGCACCGTCGTACCCCCAGTTCCCGGCGGCGCAGGGGTTCGCGCCCGGACCGCAGGGCTCGGGCGCGCCGATGTTCCCGCCCGGGCCCGGCGCGCCGCAGAAGCTGCGACCCGCCTGGCTGCTCCCCGCCCTCATCGGCGGCGGCGCCGTCGTGCTGGTGATCGTCCTCATCGCCGGGATCGCGATCGTCAAGAGCACGGGCAGAGGTGGTGACACCGGTTCCCCCGGCGGGACCGTCAAGGCGTATTTCGCCGCGCTGCAGGCCGGCGACGCCGCGAAAGCCCTCACCTACGGCAAGGAAGCGCCCGCCTCGACCGAGCTCCTCACGGACGACGTCCTGCGCAAGCAGCGCGACATCGCGCCGATCAAGGACGTGAAGATCGTCAGCGAGACCGGCGGGTTCATGGGATCGGTGCACCTGACGGTGACGATCGGCGACGTGTCCTACGACGAGAACCTCACTCTCGAGAAGGTGGGAGACGAGTGGAAGTTGCAGACCGCCGCCGTACAGCTCAAGCCGTACTCGGCGTACGACTCCGACAAGAAGAACGTCACGATCCTCGGTAAGCCGCTTCCCGCCTCGGGCGTCGTGTACGTGTTCCCCGGCGCTCTCGACCTCGGCTCCACCAACAAGAACCTGGTGCCGCAGCAGGAGAAGTCCAGCGTCCGCGACGACAAGGGGCAGGCCCCCGTCGACGGACTGTCGCGGTACAGCGTCGGCAGCACGCTCACCATCGCCTTCGGGTTGAGCGATGCCGCGAAGACGTCCGCGCGCGAGCAGATCGCCGCGAAGTACTCCGCGTGCGCCGCCTCGAAGGACCGCTTCCCGTCGGGCTGCCCGCAGTCCGATTTCTCCGGCGAGAACGGCACCTACACGTGGACCGCGCCGAACGCCCAGGACATCGACCTCGGTGACACCGTCCGCGACGGCCAGGTCTCCTTCCGCGACAACCGCCCGTGGACGTTCACCGCGACCGGGCGCGACGGCCGGCCGGTCACCGGGTCGGACGCGGGCTACGTCACCGGGACGATCACCGTGACCGCCGACGCGGTGGCCGTCTCGGTGCGCTGA
- the gatB gene encoding Asp-tRNA(Asn)/Glu-tRNA(Gln) amidotransferase subunit GatB, which yields MSAELADIDLPEYADVVARYEPVMGMEVHVELGTATKMFCGCRTEFGAEPNTQVCPTCLGMPGALPVVNDEAVRSAIRIGLALNCSIRSSSVFARKNYFYPDQPKNYQISQYDEPIAYDGYIDVPLEDGSTWRVDIERAHMEEDTGKSTHVGSATGRIHGASHSLLDFNRAGVPLVEIVSRPIEGAGERAPEIARAYVTALRDLLASLDVSDVRMDQGSMRCDANVSLKPVGQAEFGTRTETKNVNSLRSVEVAVRYEMRRQAAVLDAGGEVIQETRHFQEGDGTTTAGRRKETAEDYRYFPDPDLAPVAPPAELVEELRGTIGELPWLRRARIQADWGLSDEVMRDLVNLGAIDKIIATVDAGATPDSARSWWGSFLPQQANTREVELEALAISPAQVARVIALVDEGKLTSKLAQQVIVGVLDGEGEPDEVVAARGLEVVRDDGALQKAVDEALAANPDIVDKIKAGKVQAAGKIVGDVMKATRGQADAARVRELVLAACE from the coding sequence ATGAGTGCCGAGCTTGCCGACATCGATCTTCCCGAGTACGCGGACGTCGTCGCCCGCTACGAGCCCGTCATGGGCATGGAGGTCCACGTCGAGCTCGGTACGGCGACCAAGATGTTCTGTGGCTGCCGCACCGAGTTCGGCGCCGAGCCGAACACCCAGGTGTGCCCCACGTGCCTCGGTATGCCGGGCGCACTGCCCGTCGTCAACGACGAGGCGGTGCGCTCGGCCATCCGCATCGGCCTGGCACTGAACTGCTCCATCCGCTCCAGTTCCGTGTTCGCCCGGAAGAACTACTTCTATCCGGATCAGCCGAAGAACTACCAGATCAGCCAGTACGACGAGCCGATCGCCTATGACGGCTACATCGACGTCCCGCTCGAGGACGGCTCCACCTGGCGGGTCGACATCGAGCGCGCGCACATGGAGGAGGACACCGGCAAGTCCACCCACGTGGGCTCCGCCACCGGCCGTATCCACGGCGCCTCGCACTCCCTGCTCGACTTCAACCGCGCCGGCGTGCCGCTGGTGGAGATCGTCTCCCGCCCGATCGAGGGCGCGGGGGAGCGGGCGCCGGAGATCGCCCGCGCCTACGTCACCGCGCTGCGCGACCTGCTCGCCTCCCTGGACGTCTCCGACGTGCGGATGGACCAGGGCTCCATGCGGTGCGACGCCAACGTCTCGCTCAAGCCCGTCGGTCAGGCCGAGTTCGGCACCCGGACGGAGACCAAGAACGTCAACTCACTCCGCTCGGTCGAGGTGGCTGTGCGGTACGAGATGCGGCGGCAGGCCGCGGTTCTCGACGCCGGCGGCGAGGTCATCCAGGAGACGCGGCACTTCCAGGAGGGCGACGGCACCACGACTGCCGGCCGCCGCAAGGAGACCGCCGAGGATTACCGCTACTTCCCGGACCCCGACCTCGCGCCCGTCGCGCCCCCGGCGGAGCTGGTGGAGGAGCTGCGCGGCACCATCGGCGAGCTGCCGTGGCTGCGGCGCGCCCGGATCCAGGCCGACTGGGGCCTGTCGGACGAGGTCATGCGCGACCTGGTGAACCTGGGAGCCATCGACAAGATCATCGCGACCGTCGACGCCGGGGCCACCCCCGACTCGGCCCGGTCGTGGTGGGGCAGCTTCCTGCCGCAGCAGGCCAACACTCGCGAGGTCGAGCTCGAGGCGCTCGCCATTTCGCCGGCGCAGGTGGCCCGCGTTATCGCCCTCGTCGACGAGGGGAAGCTCACCAGCAAGCTGGCGCAGCAGGTGATCGTCGGCGTGCTCGACGGTGAGGGCGAGCCGGACGAGGTCGTCGCCGCCCGCGGCCTCGAGGTGGTCCGTGACGACGGTGCGCTGCAGAAGGCCGTCGACGAGGCGCTCGCCGCCAACCCCGACATCGTGGACAAGATCAAGGCCGGCAAGGTCCAGGCCGCCGGCAAGATCGTCGGCGACGTCATGAAGGCCACGCGGGGTCAGGCCGACGCCGCCCGCGTGCGCGAGCTGGTCCTCGCCGCCTGCGAGTGA